Below is a genomic region from Pseudarthrobacter sulfonivorans.
CGAAGGTTCGTAGTCGCGTGCGTACTGCAGAACGTTTGTGTCAAAGCTCTGCAGGATGGTCTGGTTCAGCATGCCCCGTTCCTTCAGCATCTCGACGGTCCGCTGCACTTCCTCGCGCGTCTCCGGGCCCTTCACCTCCAGGAGCAGGCCCGTTCCTTCGGTGTCAGTCTGGTCCAGGAATTCCGCCAAGGTGGGCACCTTGGCCCCGGCGTAGGCGGGTGCAAACCAGGAGCCTGCCTCAAGTCCGGCGATGTAGTCGGCGGTGAGGGTGGAGACGTCGCCCGTTCCGGCAGTGACGCGGTCAACCGTGTTGTCGTGGATGACTACCGGCACCCCGTCTTTGGACGTGTTGACGTCCATTTCGATCCAGTCGGCGCCAGCCCGGCCGCCGGAGAGGAGCGCCTGCAGCGTATTCTCCGGAATGACCGAGGAGAGGCCGCGGTGGGCGATCACGGCGGGCTGCTGCCCTGGCTTGACCAGGAGGGATTCCGTGGCGGGAAGTTCGGTGACCTTAATATCGTCATATGAGACGGTGGCTCCGTTGGCCACCAGGCCAAGAATGCCGTTGTCCGTTCTGATCAGTCGGTTGGTCTCCATCATTTCCTGACCGTTGAAGTACCAGACGGCGTTCCTGCCGCGAACCTCGACCGCCACCCGCACATCGTTTCCGGTTCCTGCGTCCGACGGCGCGGAGCCAGTCTCGGTCACGTTCCAGCCGTTAGCGGCCGTCCGTTCGGCAAACTCCAGGCCGTTTGTTGCCTTGGTGCCGGAGCGCATGGTCGCAATCCAGAACGGGACACCGCCGTCGGGCCTCATGTCCAGGGCGAGGGCAGACCAGCGGGCCGCGTTGAGGACGTTTTCAAACCGGACGGTCGCTTCGAACCGGTAGTTGGGCAGGTGGGGGCCGAAGGTCACCCGTGAGAGCTGGCTGGACGATGTGCTGGTTCCATACAGGCGCCCGTTTTCCACCTTCCACGCGCCGTCCACGGCGGTGAATCCCTCGGGGAGCCCCGGGCCGGAAAAGTCCTGGCTGTAGGCGGGCTCCGGTTCAGCTGCGGGCAACACTGTGCCAGGAGAAACTTGTGGGGCGGATGCGTGGGCAGCGGGCAAGGGCAGCAGGACGGCG
It encodes:
- a CDS encoding glycerophosphodiester phosphodiesterase family protein, with protein sequence MNIHQRRRTGLVAAALLAAVLLPLPAAHASAPQVSPGTVLPAAEPEPAYSQDFSGPGLPEGFTAVDGAWKVENGRLYGTSTSSSQLSRVTFGPHLPNYRFEATVRFENVLNAARWSALALDMRPDGGVPFWIATMRSGTKATNGLEFAERTAANGWNVTETGSAPSDAGTGNDVRVAVEVRGRNAVWYFNGQEMMETNRLIRTDNGILGLVANGATVSYDDIKVTELPATESLLVKPGQQPAVIAHRGLSSVIPENTLQALLSGGRAGADWIEMDVNTSKDGVPVVIHDNTVDRVTAGTGDVSTLTADYIAGLEAGSWFAPAYAGAKVPTLAEFLDQTDTEGTGLLLEVKGPETREEVQRTVEMLKERGMLNQTILQSFDTNVLQYARDYEPSLRLGLLRGALDTDVAAAAKQFGAVTYNPSWSALAARPAAIKELHDAGIAVMPYTVDNPRQWKDMTDAGVDGIITNRAGALVGFQSAIGTAPTPAAPTVRFAGNLDGGVLGRADTVAPAVETSNADHVSIQLDGQPIAEGDQKRVTSLALGEHTLTAKATGPGGEATASLTFTVQASKAGLYTLLVTDGVDSNVRDHLMKNVDRDRWQDVAAYASASAGKGLPPELAAIIAGDAAAL